The proteins below come from a single Dinghuibacter silviterrae genomic window:
- a CDS encoding glycoside hydrolase family 3 C-terminal domain-containing protein, producing MSFSPKKWYLFVLLASTVRMVHAQNEFISANASSNAAKAALATDGDPATGWSPGDVSQDQYLLLTLQTPGDVDRLQIVADGLPTASLKAVFVTYDPMNPGNAVTYTITGKKPLTLRFPPQYGAHVKLVFKAGTFIIREVHVGYAEAVIRSADTLAAKPWLNAQLPVEQRVNSLLAVMTPAQKMELLREGWGIPGIPSLGIPAMNKVEAIHGFSYGSGATIFPQSIALGATWDKALVEKVAMTIGEETVSAHTVEAWSPVLDVAQDPRWGRCEETYGEDPVLVSEIGGAWIKGYQSKGLIVTPKHFAVHGAVMGGRDSHDIGLSEREIREIHLVPFRHVIETYHCQSIMMAYSDFEGVPVAKSKELLKGILRDEWGFDGYIVSDCGALGNMTSRKHYTAKDVVEAANEALAAGIATNCGDTYNNPAVIAAAQNGGIDMENLDYTCRTLLRVMFRNGFFEHNPMRPLDWHKIYPGWNSPEHKAIAREAAREAIVLLKNEGNLLPLAGGGNGSAGGDNGATIAVIGPGADDLQPGDYTPKLQPGQLVSVLSGIRQAAGEKTKVLHEKGCAFTGDGHFDPQPALDVAAKADVVVMVLGDCSTSEAIQGVTKTSGENNDYSSLILPGNQERLLEAVCATGKPVVLVLQSGRPYNLSYAAEHCKAILVNWLPGQEGGPALADVLFGAYNPAGRLPMTFPRSVSQLPLYYNFKTSGRRYDYVDMSFHPLYPFGYGLSYTRFSYAGLTTLQHADGTVSVKVTVTNTGSLKGDEVAQLYVTDMYASVKTRVMELKDFQRINLAPGESKEIAFTLTPYQLSLLNDNMDRVVEAGDFRIMVGGCSPSFVAGDRIKNSVGYASASDGLVSTLNYTAAYKADFALTPGLTRKDEETGKNMVAVSVENTGNLTDAGQVTLYVNGAEEGDVRHFELVPGVSKTIWFPVGETGTFTATFATKYRVVSKNYSF from the coding sequence ATGTCATTCTCCCCCAAAAAATGGTACCTCTTTGTCCTGCTGGCCTCGACCGTTCGAATGGTACACGCCCAGAACGAATTTATTTCCGCCAATGCCTCGTCGAACGCGGCCAAGGCGGCCCTGGCAACGGACGGTGATCCGGCGACGGGGTGGTCGCCGGGAGACGTTTCCCAGGATCAGTATTTGTTGCTGACGCTACAGACCCCGGGCGATGTGGACCGGCTGCAAATCGTTGCGGATGGGCTCCCGACGGCGAGCCTGAAGGCTGTTTTTGTAACGTACGACCCCATGAATCCGGGCAATGCGGTGACGTACACCATCACCGGTAAGAAGCCGTTGACCCTGCGTTTTCCACCTCAATATGGGGCGCATGTCAAGCTGGTCTTTAAAGCGGGCACCTTTATCATCCGGGAGGTGCACGTCGGCTATGCGGAGGCGGTCATAAGAAGCGCGGACACCCTGGCTGCAAAACCCTGGCTGAACGCCCAACTGCCGGTGGAGCAGCGGGTCAACAGCCTGTTGGCAGTTATGACGCCGGCTCAGAAAATGGAGCTTCTTCGGGAAGGTTGGGGTATTCCGGGGATCCCCAGCCTGGGTATCCCGGCCATGAACAAGGTGGAGGCGATTCACGGGTTTTCTTATGGGAGCGGGGCGACTATTTTCCCCCAGTCTATTGCCCTGGGCGCTACCTGGGATAAGGCGCTGGTGGAAAAGGTGGCCATGACCATCGGGGAGGAGACGGTGAGTGCGCATACGGTGGAGGCGTGGTCGCCGGTCCTGGACGTGGCGCAGGACCCTCGCTGGGGGCGGTGTGAAGAAACGTATGGGGAGGATCCGGTGCTTGTGTCGGAAATAGGGGGTGCCTGGATCAAGGGCTACCAGTCGAAGGGGTTGATCGTTACCCCCAAACATTTTGCGGTGCATGGGGCCGTGATGGGGGGACGGGACTCTCATGACATCGGCCTGTCGGAAAGGGAGATCAGGGAAATACACCTTGTTCCTTTCCGCCACGTCATCGAAACGTATCACTGCCAGTCTATCATGATGGCGTATTCGGACTTCGAGGGGGTACCGGTGGCCAAGAGCAAGGAATTGCTGAAGGGGATCCTTCGGGACGAGTGGGGATTCGACGGGTATATCGTGAGCGACTGTGGGGCCCTGGGCAACATGACCAGCCGCAAACACTATACGGCGAAGGATGTAGTGGAGGCGGCCAATGAGGCGCTTGCCGCGGGTATCGCGACCAACTGCGGGGATACGTATAACAACCCAGCCGTGATTGCTGCTGCGCAAAACGGGGGCATTGATATGGAGAACCTGGACTATACCTGCAGGACCCTGCTCAGGGTCATGTTCCGCAACGGTTTTTTCGAGCACAATCCTATGCGTCCGCTGGACTGGCATAAAATCTATCCCGGATGGAATAGCCCGGAGCATAAGGCTATCGCCAGGGAGGCGGCCCGTGAAGCCATCGTGTTGCTAAAGAACGAGGGGAACCTGCTTCCGCTCGCGGGTGGCGGCAACGGGAGCGCCGGTGGCGACAACGGGGCCACGATCGCCGTCATCGGCCCCGGCGCGGACGACCTGCAGCCCGGGGACTATACCCCCAAGCTGCAGCCCGGCCAACTGGTCTCCGTGCTGAGCGGTATCCGGCAGGCCGCGGGCGAAAAGACCAAAGTCCTCCATGAAAAAGGCTGCGCCTTCACCGGGGACGGACATTTTGATCCGCAGCCGGCCCTGGACGTGGCCGCCAAAGCAGACGTCGTCGTCATGGTCCTGGGTGATTGCTCGACCAGCGAGGCGATCCAGGGTGTCACGAAAACCTCCGGTGAAAACAATGATTATTCCTCCCTGATCCTGCCAGGGAACCAGGAGCGCTTGCTGGAGGCGGTCTGCGCCACCGGTAAGCCTGTTGTATTGGTGTTGCAGTCGGGCAGGCCTTATAACTTGTCCTATGCCGCGGAACATTGTAAGGCCATTTTGGTCAACTGGCTGCCTGGGCAGGAAGGCGGGCCGGCCCTCGCGGATGTGTTGTTTGGCGCGTACAATCCCGCCGGGCGGCTGCCGATGACCTTCCCCCGCAGCGTGTCTCAGTTACCGCTCTATTACAACTTCAAGACGTCGGGACGGCGGTACGATTATGTAGATATGAGTTTCCATCCGTTGTACCCTTTTGGTTACGGGCTTAGCTATACCCGCTTTTCTTACGCCGGTCTGACCACTTTGCAACATGCGGACGGAACAGTAAGCGTAAAAGTAACGGTCACCAATACCGGCTCTTTGAAAGGGGACGAGGTCGCACAGCTTTATGTGACGGACATGTACGCTAGTGTAAAGACCAGGGTCATGGAGTTGAAGGACTTTCAGCGGATCAACCTGGCGCCTGGCGAATCAAAGGAAATCGCCTTCACGCTTACGCCCTATCAGTTATCGCTTTTGAACGATAATATGGACAGGGTTGTCGAAGCAGGGGACTTCCGGATCATGGTGGGCGGGTGTAGCCCGTCTTTTGTGGCCGGGGACAGGATCAAAAACAGCGTGGGTTATGCCAGCGCGTCGGATGGTCTTGTCAGCACGCTGAACTATACGGCTGCCTACAAAGCGGATTTTGCGCTGACGCCGGGTTTGACGAGAAAAGATGAGGAGACCGGCAAGAACATGGTTGCCGTGTCCGTGGAGAATACGGGCAATCTGACGGATGCCGGTCAGGTGACGCTTTATGTCAATGGGGCGGAAGAGGGTGATGTACGCCATTTCGAACTGGTGCCGGGCGTCTCGAAGACGATCTGGTTTCCCGTGGGTGAAACCGGGACTTTTACGGCTACTTTTGCTACTAAGTATAGGGTTGTTTCCAAGAATTATTCGTTCTAA
- a CDS encoding antibiotic biosynthesis monooxygenase, with product MIERQWKGTAHLSEADRYVAHLLEETFPQLKKIPGFSKATILRRETPAGVEFQVVTVWESLEAVKKFAGEGYDEAVVPEVVREMMVDYDETVVHYEIVREVHHA from the coding sequence ATGATAGAACGCCAATGGAAAGGAACCGCTCACCTCAGCGAAGCGGACCGGTATGTCGCCCACCTTCTGGAAGAAACTTTTCCCCAGCTCAAAAAGATCCCGGGTTTTTCAAAAGCAACCATCCTCCGGCGGGAAACTCCGGCGGGCGTGGAGTTCCAGGTTGTCACGGTATGGGAGTCCCTGGAGGCGGTGAAAAAATTTGCCGGTGAGGGCTATGACGAGGCGGTGGTCCCCGAAGTCGTCCGGGAAATGATGGTGGATTACGACGAAACCGTGGTCCATTACGAGATCGTCCGGGAGGTGCACCACGCGTGA
- a CDS encoding GlxA family transcriptional regulator, with the protein MNAVFVLPPHVHLLDMTGPAHIFYESACYGGPVRSLFSTMFLDQVEVVSSSSLAFGQLTPYNRLDLEKGDLIFIPGLEGSLLLTEAFLESAKPFLAWLREQHARGVLVCSVCTGAFLLAESGLLDGLSCTTHWKYAERFTRRYPGIRLLANRLFVREEGIFTSAGVASGIDLALHLVQQLWGPYFAAQIAKEVVVYFRRAPDDPQFSVFIQYRNHIDNRIHLIQDRLAQSLDQKLTVEDLADVVSMSPRNLTRLFKKTTQITIGDYLEKLRVERAEQLISDGQTMQAAALHCGLKSTNQLRSLLRRHRGA; encoded by the coding sequence GTGAACGCGGTTTTTGTTCTTCCTCCGCACGTCCATTTGCTGGACATGACCGGGCCTGCCCATATTTTTTACGAATCGGCTTGTTATGGGGGACCGGTGCGGTCGTTGTTTAGCACGATGTTTTTAGACCAGGTGGAGGTGGTGAGCAGCAGCAGCCTGGCCTTTGGACAGTTGACGCCGTACAACCGGCTCGACTTGGAAAAAGGGGACCTCATTTTCATACCCGGTCTGGAAGGAAGCCTGCTCCTGACGGAGGCCTTCCTGGAATCGGCAAAACCTTTTCTGGCGTGGCTCCGGGAGCAACACGCCCGGGGTGTCCTGGTGTGCTCGGTGTGTACGGGCGCCTTCCTGCTGGCGGAATCGGGCTTGCTGGACGGGTTGTCCTGTACCACGCACTGGAAGTATGCGGAACGGTTCACGCGACGCTACCCGGGAATACGGCTCCTGGCCAATCGCCTGTTTGTGCGGGAAGAGGGTATTTTCACCAGCGCCGGGGTGGCCTCAGGAATCGACCTGGCGTTGCACCTGGTGCAACAGCTTTGGGGACCTTATTTTGCGGCCCAGATCGCAAAGGAGGTCGTGGTGTATTTCCGAAGGGCGCCTGATGATCCACAGTTTAGCGTGTTTATACAATACCGAAACCATATCGACAACCGGATCCACCTCATTCAGGACCGGCTGGCACAGTCGCTGGACCAGAAGCTGACCGTAGAAGACCTCGCGGACGTGGTGAGCATGAGTCCGCGGAACCTAACCCGTCTCTTCAAGAAAACAACCCAGATCACCATCGGGGATTACCTCGAAAAGCTTCGCGTGGAAAGGGCTGAGCAGCTCATCAGCGACGGGCAGACGATGCAGGCGGCGGCGCTGCATTGCGGGTTGAAGAGTACCAATCAGTTGCGCAGCCTGCTGAGGCGGCACAGGGGGGCGTAA
- a CDS encoding DJ-1/PfpI family protein, with amino-acid sequence MKTLWSIALFLAPLLTGAIKAHAQTDTTTMAYYCPFCGNDCDKIAYTQPGKCPHCGMDLVLESRASHEKKDTVQRLKVLFYLQDGVEVLDFAGPMEVFSYAGFDVKVVSRTKDPIVSQGILKIIPDYSIDDAPAADILAFFGGNAGAAASDSLVIRWLQGMTTPDYYFSVCTGAFIMGKAGLLDNLMVTTFHESLDHLQQAVPSAKVLRGVRFVDNGRVITTAGISAGIDGALHLVEKIRGRDAAEQVAAYMEYDKWVPNQGLVVNSSGAK; translated from the coding sequence ATGAAAACCCTTTGGTCCATCGCCCTTTTCCTGGCCCCCTTGCTTACGGGGGCGATCAAAGCGCACGCACAAACCGACACCACTACTATGGCCTACTATTGCCCCTTCTGCGGAAACGATTGCGACAAGATCGCGTACACCCAACCCGGTAAGTGCCCGCATTGCGGGATGGACCTTGTCCTGGAAAGCAGGGCGTCCCACGAAAAAAAAGACACGGTCCAACGGCTGAAGGTCCTGTTTTATCTACAGGACGGCGTTGAGGTCCTGGACTTTGCAGGGCCTATGGAGGTCTTTTCTTACGCAGGATTTGATGTAAAAGTAGTGTCCAGGACAAAGGACCCGATCGTCTCTCAGGGCATCCTGAAGATCATCCCCGACTACAGCATCGACGACGCGCCCGCGGCGGACATCCTGGCCTTTTTTGGCGGGAACGCAGGGGCGGCCGCGAGCGATAGCCTGGTCATCCGCTGGCTTCAGGGGATGACGACACCGGACTACTATTTCTCCGTCTGTACGGGGGCCTTTATCATGGGCAAGGCGGGGCTTTTGGACAACCTGATGGTGACAACGTTTCATGAAAGCCTCGACCATCTGCAACAGGCGGTTCCCAGCGCCAAGGTCCTGAGGGGTGTCCGCTTTGTCGACAACGGGCGGGTGATCACGACCGCGGGGATCTCGGCGGGGATTGACGGCGCCCTTCACCTGGTAGAAAAGATCCGCGGGCGGGATGCGGCGGAGCAGGTCGCGGCTTATATGGAGTATGATAAATGGGTGCCGAATCAGGGGTTGGTGGTCAATTCATCAGGTGCGAAATAA
- a CDS encoding ATP-binding protein — translation MAGVKESVGYTARDYMLMAIEEMRRSVNEARIDGKVPPKVGAVILFPDGEVTSAHRGELREGDHAEYTLIERKLSDKNLSECTLFTTLEPCVERGHPKIACCRRTTNARIKTVYIGIIDPDPTVSTKGINHLEKNGVRVVMFDRDLQKEIEKENVDFLKQALERKRKVEEEPLPTIDLPIATSNIDTLSVYALQKFIDQANLSFKVEQPEFKTFLTDLGVLAIDKKDGQQRPTGFGILLFGRNPRTKYKQAVLKCSVDYGESNIESKDFDQPLVLVPELVEEWIRKVLPITKDTSTFRRRDVPVFPMEVLREAVINAIVHRDYSIDGAKSYLQINSDKIVIKSPGSPVHSISLEQLNTFKAPSISRNPVITYVFNLMKYVEEAGFGMEALQSLQLRYGLPLPEYTFQDPFLTLTFPRSMEAVKRVSVQKGVDMLSEDELQGYEFIKLKEKVTRQDYEHHFKFDKKKAERHLSKFVSHNLIERKGAGPTTYYQVIATLIAT, via the coding sequence ATGGCAGGAGTGAAAGAAAGCGTGGGCTACACCGCCAGGGATTATATGTTAATGGCCATCGAGGAAATGAGGCGATCGGTAAACGAGGCCAGGATTGACGGGAAAGTGCCGCCAAAGGTGGGTGCGGTAATATTATTTCCTGATGGAGAGGTAACCAGCGCACACCGGGGAGAACTTAGAGAGGGAGACCATGCCGAGTATACACTTATAGAAAGAAAGCTTTCAGATAAGAATTTATCGGAATGTACGTTATTTACCACACTCGAACCTTGCGTCGAAAGAGGTCACCCTAAAATCGCTTGTTGTAGGCGTACGACGAACGCCCGGATAAAAACGGTCTATATTGGTATTATAGATCCTGACCCAACTGTCTCTACCAAAGGCATAAACCACCTTGAAAAAAATGGGGTTCGCGTAGTCATGTTTGACAGAGACCTTCAGAAGGAGATAGAAAAGGAAAACGTTGATTTCTTAAAACAAGCGCTGGAAAGAAAACGCAAGGTAGAGGAGGAACCTTTACCCACTATCGATTTGCCCATTGCCACGTCAAATATTGATACCCTCTCCGTCTATGCCTTACAAAAATTTATAGACCAAGCAAATCTGTCATTTAAAGTGGAGCAACCTGAATTCAAAACCTTTCTAACAGATCTCGGTGTTCTTGCAATTGATAAGAAAGATGGTCAACAAAGACCAACTGGTTTTGGTATTCTGTTATTCGGACGCAACCCGAGAACAAAATATAAACAGGCCGTCTTAAAATGTTCAGTCGACTATGGGGAGAGCAATATCGAGTCAAAAGATTTTGATCAGCCTCTGGTTCTTGTCCCCGAACTCGTTGAGGAATGGATAAGAAAGGTCTTACCTATTACAAAAGACACTTCGACCTTTAGAAGAAGAGATGTCCCTGTATTTCCCATGGAAGTCCTCCGCGAGGCCGTTATAAATGCAATTGTGCATAGGGACTATAGTATAGACGGTGCCAAATCCTATCTTCAGATAAATAGCGACAAGATCGTCATAAAAAGCCCCGGATCGCCCGTTCACTCGATCTCTCTTGAACAATTGAACACCTTTAAAGCACCCTCCATCAGTCGAAATCCAGTTATTACATATGTCTTTAATCTAATGAAATACGTAGAGGAGGCCGGCTTTGGTATGGAAGCGCTACAATCGTTGCAATTAAGATACGGGTTGCCACTACCGGAATATACATTTCAAGACCCCTTTCTTACCCTGACTTTCCCTAGATCTATGGAAGCTGTAAAGAGGGTATCTGTTCAAAAGGGAGTAGACATGCTTAGCGAAGATGAACTTCAAGGTTACGAGTTTATAAAGCTAAAGGAAAAGGTTACGAGGCAGGACTATGAGCATCATTTCAAATTTGACAAGAAAAAAGCTGAACGGCATTTAAGCAAATTTGTAAGCCATAACCTCATTGAGCGTAAGGGAGCAGGTCCCACAACATACTATCAAGTTATCGCGACATTAATCGCGACATAG
- a CDS encoding DUF4249 domain-containing protein, whose translation MMRYLFLFCICLASCQKVITLPLKSVPPELDIQGDVTNLPGPYTVSLSQSVDFYADNVYPTVSGAVIKITDSTSGVTDSLTETAPGVYSTHLLQGVPGHTYGLYVLSGGNTYTASSTMPAPVPLDSVTFSTNKRGGKSVIQPIPNFQDPAGIHNYYQFVVYVNGVQLQSTFVFDDRLSDGRYIHRALGTDTSQILPGDQVLVNMYCIDANNYTYFDEVEQITDPGQQSQDASPANPQSNIIGGSLGYFSAHTVSGKTAVAP comes from the coding sequence ATGATGCGTTATCTTTTTCTTTTCTGTATATGCCTCGCCTCCTGTCAGAAGGTCATCACGCTACCGCTAAAAAGCGTCCCGCCGGAGCTCGACATACAGGGAGACGTGACCAATCTGCCCGGTCCCTATACCGTCAGTCTTAGTCAGTCGGTTGACTTTTATGCGGACAATGTATACCCCACCGTATCGGGCGCCGTCATCAAGATCACCGACAGCACCTCCGGCGTCACAGACTCGCTTACGGAAACCGCGCCCGGCGTATACAGCACGCACCTCTTGCAGGGTGTGCCCGGTCACACGTATGGGCTGTATGTTTTGTCCGGGGGCAACACCTATACGGCCAGCTCGACGATGCCCGCGCCCGTGCCGCTGGATTCCGTGACCTTTAGCACCAACAAACGCGGCGGCAAATCCGTCATCCAGCCCATCCCCAACTTCCAGGACCCGGCCGGTATCCACAACTATTACCAGTTCGTGGTCTATGTCAATGGCGTCCAGTTGCAAAGCACCTTTGTATTCGACGACCGTCTTTCGGACGGCCGGTACATCCACCGCGCCCTCGGTACAGACACCTCCCAGATTCTGCCGGGTGACCAGGTGCTCGTCAATATGTATTGCATCGACGCGAACAACTATACCTACTTTGACGAAGTCGAACAGATTACCGACCCGGGGCAGCAGTCGCAGGATGCTTCGCCGGCAAACCCTCAAAGCAACATCATAGGAGGCTCACTCGGGTATTTCAGCGCGCATACGGTGAGCGGGAAGACAGCCGTGGCGCCATAA
- a CDS encoding TonB-dependent receptor translates to MKATQTAIILLSGLLASMPGLAQQKHTVYGTVKDKASGEVLIGASVSLLERPAAGTVSNGYGFYSLTAPTGLYHLVVSFTGHTADTISLTLDREVAQDVSLGAGQELQEVVIDASKNNRNLTQSLMGVQKMSAADIKSIPALFGEQDVLKAIQLLPGIESAGDGNSGFFVRGGGPDQNLILLDEATVYNPTHLLGFFSTFNTDAIKDVTVYKGGMPAQYGGRLSSVEDIKTNDGNDQKYIVSAGIGLIDSHANLEGPIVKGKGSFDISARRTYADLFLRLSRDSTRRNDQLYFYDINAKADYSFGGKDKIFFSGYLGQDVLGINNQFSLNYGNATATLRWNHVFSDRLFANTSLIYSRYNFDAGINTNNNDLTTATRIKDIHFKEDLQYFAGSAGKIYFGLESIHHTLSPGIFNTSSTSSFNSFNLPNKYSLESALYVAHEWSPAKRWNINYGIRLSMFNVLGPGTFYTYNAAGETVDSSVFSSGRVVKTFVNPEPRVSGSFQINDVSSIKASYDRNVQNLHLLNNSTSTNPTDLWIPSSNNVQPEIADQVSIGYYRNFHHNAYEFSVEGYYKYLQHQIDYKDGSQLVANVNIESELLYGNGRDYGLEFYLKKKTGKLTGWISYTLSKSELKIPGVNNDTYYPSRQDEPQNISVVGVYSLSKRWTLSATWVYNTGYPVSWPSGKYDVNGQPVYLYQQRNDYRMPDYHRLDLGATVIVKKTAKWESSWTFSVYNAYDRQNAYTIVFQQNPNNLSQTQAVQTTLFGIIPSVTYNFKF, encoded by the coding sequence ATGAAAGCAACCCAAACCGCAATCATCCTACTATCCGGCCTACTGGCGTCGATGCCCGGTCTGGCCCAGCAAAAACATACAGTATACGGGACCGTCAAGGACAAGGCTTCGGGCGAAGTACTGATCGGGGCGTCCGTGTCGCTCCTGGAACGGCCGGCCGCCGGCACCGTCAGCAATGGCTATGGATTTTATTCCCTGACGGCGCCCACGGGGCTTTATCACCTCGTGGTCAGCTTTACCGGGCACACCGCCGACACGATCTCCCTCACCCTCGACCGGGAAGTTGCCCAGGACGTAAGCCTGGGCGCCGGCCAGGAACTGCAGGAGGTCGTCATCGACGCGTCCAAAAATAACCGCAACCTGACCCAGTCCCTGATGGGGGTTCAAAAAATGTCCGCCGCGGACATCAAGTCGATCCCCGCCCTTTTTGGGGAACAGGACGTCTTGAAGGCCATCCAGTTGTTACCCGGGATAGAATCCGCCGGAGACGGGAACAGCGGCTTTTTTGTCCGGGGTGGAGGACCCGATCAGAACCTGATTCTATTGGACGAGGCGACGGTGTATAACCCGACCCACCTGCTGGGGTTCTTTAGCACCTTTAATACCGACGCCATCAAAGACGTCACGGTGTATAAAGGCGGGATGCCGGCCCAATATGGCGGACGGCTGTCTTCGGTGGAAGACATCAAGACCAACGACGGGAACGACCAGAAGTACATTGTCAGCGCCGGGATCGGGCTCATCGATTCCCATGCAAACCTCGAAGGCCCGATCGTCAAGGGCAAAGGGTCGTTTGACATCAGCGCCCGGAGAACGTACGCCGATCTTTTTCTACGGCTCAGCAGGGACAGCACCCGGCGGAACGATCAACTTTATTTCTATGACATCAACGCAAAAGCAGACTATAGTTTTGGGGGAAAAGATAAAATATTCTTTTCCGGCTACCTGGGTCAGGACGTGCTGGGGATCAACAACCAGTTTAGCCTCAACTATGGAAACGCCACCGCCACCCTGCGCTGGAACCACGTGTTCTCCGACCGTCTTTTTGCCAACACCTCGCTGATCTACAGCCGGTATAACTTCGACGCCGGGATCAACACGAACAATAATGATTTAACCACCGCCACCCGGATCAAGGACATCCACTTCAAGGAAGACCTGCAATATTTTGCCGGAAGTGCCGGGAAGATTTATTTCGGTCTGGAGTCCATCCACCACACGCTATCTCCGGGGATATTTAACACTTCCTCCACGTCCAGCTTCAACTCCTTCAACCTTCCCAACAAATATTCCCTGGAAAGTGCGTTGTATGTGGCCCATGAATGGTCTCCCGCCAAACGCTGGAACATCAACTACGGGATCCGGCTGTCGATGTTCAACGTGCTGGGACCGGGTACCTTTTATACCTATAATGCCGCCGGTGAGACCGTGGACTCATCGGTCTTTTCATCCGGCCGGGTGGTCAAGACCTTTGTCAACCCGGAACCACGCGTGTCCGGGAGTTTCCAGATCAACGACGTCAGTTCGATCAAAGCGTCCTACGACCGGAACGTACAAAACCTTCACCTCCTCAACAACTCCACGTCGACCAATCCCACAGACCTGTGGATCCCCAGCAGCAACAACGTACAACCGGAAATCGCCGACCAGGTGTCGATCGGCTACTATCGCAACTTCCACCACAATGCATACGAGTTTTCCGTGGAGGGCTATTACAAATACCTCCAGCACCAGATCGACTACAAGGACGGGTCGCAGCTCGTAGCCAACGTCAATATCGAATCGGAATTGTTGTACGGGAACGGGCGGGACTACGGCCTGGAATTCTACCTCAAAAAGAAAACGGGAAAGCTGACGGGTTGGATCTCCTACACATTGTCCAAAAGCGAGCTGAAGATACCCGGTGTCAACAACGACACCTACTATCCGTCCCGGCAGGACGAGCCCCAAAACATATCGGTGGTCGGCGTCTATAGCCTTTCCAAACGCTGGACCCTGTCCGCGACCTGGGTCTACAATACCGGCTACCCCGTGTCCTGGCCCTCGGGCAAATATGACGTCAACGGTCAGCCGGTCTATCTCTATCAGCAACGCAACGACTACCGGATGCCCGACTACCACCGGCTTGACTTAGGCGCCACCGTGATTGTCAAAAAGACGGCCAAATGGGAAAGCAGTTGGACCTTTTCCGTCTACAATGCCTACGACCGTCAAAACGCGTACACCATTGTTTTCCAGCAAAACCCCAACAACCTCAGCCAGACCCAGGCCGTCCAGACCACCCTGTTTGGGATCATTCCTTCTGTTACCTACAACTTCAAATTCTGA
- a CDS encoding sensor histidine kinase, translating into MKKDRNLFVDFLVERKYSIYRHTLLIIVLLFVVFNGRGIGTSPPVWSFRVIFPIFNVSLFYVNVYVLIPRFLWKNKYSDYFLIVLGLVMFAAVTVGLGRYWIATHYRLPIPPEKEFNPFKFSFWMLTLMGVTTSFKFFQRWVFDTERINELERLTRQSELAQLKNQINPHFLFNMLNNANVLTHKDPEKASQVLMKLSDLLRYQLYDSARDKVLLTADIRFLHDFLNLEKTRRDNFDFLISQEGELSGVQIPPLLFTTFVENAVKHSVAPEGPSYVHLYFSLHASALCFRCVNSKPAVAASKGAVGGLGLTNIRRTLDLLYPGKYRLEIRDVLDAYSITLNLEV; encoded by the coding sequence ATGAAAAAGGACAGAAACCTCTTTGTGGACTTCCTCGTCGAGCGGAAATACAGCATTTACCGGCACACCTTGCTGATCATCGTCCTCTTATTTGTTGTCTTTAACGGCCGTGGGATTGGGACCAGTCCTCCGGTTTGGTCGTTTCGGGTCATTTTCCCCATCTTCAACGTGTCCTTGTTTTACGTGAATGTATATGTGTTGATCCCCAGGTTTTTGTGGAAAAATAAATATAGCGACTACTTTTTGATCGTCCTCGGACTTGTCATGTTCGCTGCGGTTACTGTAGGTCTTGGCCGGTATTGGATAGCCACCCATTATCGCCTTCCCATCCCGCCCGAAAAGGAATTCAACCCCTTCAAGTTCTCATTTTGGATGCTGACGCTCATGGGCGTAACCACCTCGTTCAAATTCTTCCAGCGATGGGTGTTCGACACCGAGCGCATCAACGAGCTGGAGCGGCTTACGCGCCAGTCCGAACTGGCCCAGCTCAAAAACCAGATCAACCCCCACTTCCTGTTCAACATGCTCAACAACGCCAACGTACTGACCCACAAAGACCCCGAAAAGGCCTCCCAGGTCCTGATGAAGCTCAGCGACCTGCTCCGCTACCAACTCTACGACAGCGCCCGGGACAAGGTCCTGCTGACCGCCGACATCCGTTTCCTCCACGACTTCCTCAACCTGGAGAAAACCCGGCGGGACAACTTCGACTTCCTTATCTCACAGGAAGGAGAGCTGAGCGGTGTGCAGATACCCCCGTTGTTGTTTACTACTTTTGTGGAGAATGCAGTCAAGCACAGCGTCGCGCCGGAGGGACCGTCTTATGTGCACTTATATTTCAGCCTCCACGCGAGTGCCCTGTGTTTTCGCTGCGTCAACTCCAAACCCGCGGTGGCCGCCAGCAAAGGTGCGGTAGGGGGGCTTGGCCTGACCAACATCCGCCGGACCCTGGACCTGCTATACCCCGGCAAATACCGCCTGGAGATCAGGGATGTACTTGACGCCTATTCCATCACCTTAAACCTAGAGGTATGA